The Cyprinus carpio isolate SPL01 chromosome A19, ASM1834038v1, whole genome shotgun sequence genome has a segment encoding these proteins:
- the LOC109050411 gene encoding XK-related protein 8-like, which produces MVETQDSFPFGCLLEYLFTLVGLILFLLDIALDIWTVVSFYQDGAYVYMAVMIFLLLGSSVLLQVFSWLWYSDSLNKIESKVEKFTDRHSLIKPFHFLQLGVYLRYAGVVETSTMDFHHYTNNFREGVAMCLNHDLQMLRLFETFSESAPQLTLMMTRILQRGEVERITALKILTSAAAISSSIALYHRSMRIYLPEKCKMSWISTVIYFLWNLLLIIPRVTALALFCSVLPSYIIAHFLSLWMLLVLAAWSQKTNYMEHSGWEWLYRAAIGLIWYFSWLNVSTGSIKLKSIFYYSFMALDTMLLLGFWWWKVFEYAGCWSSLNPHIVIPTLLGLYAIGILVKMIYYRWLHPNSDKEKITEPTEKGKFRRAATCDTDSVSSLEDIAAST; this is translated from the exons ATGGTGGAGACTCAGGATTCTTTTCCTTTTGGTTGTTTATTGGAATACCTGTTTACTTTGGTAGGATTGATATTGTTCCTGCTGGATATAGCGCTGGACATTTGGACTGTTGTGTCATTCTATCAGGATGGGGCCTATGTGTATATGGCAGTGATGATCTTTCTGCTGCTGGGCTCTTCAGTGTTGTTACAGGTGTTCAGCTGGCTCTGGTACTCTGATTCACTGAACAAGATTGAGAGTAAGGTGGAGAAATTTACAGACCGGCATTCATTGATCAAACCATTCCACTTCCTGCAGCTCGGAGTCTACCTCAG GTATGCGGGGGTGGTAGAGACCTCCACAATGGATTTTCATCATTACACTAATAATTTCAGAGAGGGTGTGGCCATGTGCCTGAACCATGATCTTCAGATGCTTCGTCTATTTGAGACATTTTCTGAAAGTGCCCCACAACTCACACTTATGATGACTAGAATCCTACAGAGAGGAGAGGTGGAGCGTATTACAG CTTTAAAAATCCTCACATCAGCTGCTGCAATTTCCAGTAGTATTGCCTTGTACCACCGCAGCATGCGTATCTATCTTCCTGAAAAATGCAAGATGAGTTGGATCTCCACTGTGATTTACTTCCTGTGGAACTTGTTGCTGATCATTCCCCGTGTAACTGCTCTGGCACTCTTCTGCAGTGTATTGCCATCCTACATCATAGCTCACTTCCTGTCCCTGTGGATGCTGCTGGTTTTAGCGGCCTGGAGCCAGAAAACAAATTACATGGAACATTCTGGTTGGGAATGGCTCTACAGAGCTGCCATTGGACTCATTTGGTACTTCAGCTGGCTTAATGTATCAACAGGAAGCATAAAATTGAAGTCGATTTTCTATTATAGTTTCATGGCTTTAGACACAATGTTGCTGCTGGGCTTCTGGTGGTGGAAGGTGTTTGAGTATGCAGGCTGCTGGAGCTCCTTAAATCCTCACATTGTGATCCCGACACTACTAGGTTTGTACGCCATTGGAATACTAGTGAAAATGATATACTACAGATGGCTTCATCCCAACAGTGATAAAGAGAAAATCACTGAACCCACTGAAAAAGGGAAGTTCAGAAGAGCTGCAACATGCGACACAGACTCAGTCTCATCCCTGGAAGATATAGCTGCATCAACATGA